Proteins found in one Lycium ferocissimum isolate CSIRO_LF1 chromosome 6, AGI_CSIRO_Lferr_CH_V1, whole genome shotgun sequence genomic segment:
- the LOC132060507 gene encoding uncharacterized protein LOC132060507 — translation MEGVVADLVGAIGVPPAVVVVGVEEDGLERESIDDFTDPTRTRTSPAARVENLRDRLAEMEARLERARAKEAELSRQLEEMKRFVCVMEILESYLKRRYGEKRKLEQVKVNYV, via the exons ATGGAGGGCGTGGTGGCAGATCTGGTGGGTGCTATCGGAGTTCCGCCGGCGGTGGTGGTTGTCGGAGTAGAAGAAGACGGCTTAGAGAGAGAG TCAATAGACGACTTTACCGACCCGACCCGAACCCGAACTTCACCAGCAGCTCGGGTCGAAAACCTCCGTGACCGGTTAGCCGAGATGGAGGCGCGGCTTGAGCGAGCTAGGGCTAAAGAAGCCGAGCTGAGCCGACAATTAGAGGAAATGAAGAGGTTTGTTTGCGTTATGGAGATTTTAGAAAGTTATCTCAAACGCCGTTACGGAGAGAAACGAAAGTtagaacaagtaaaagtaaattaTGTATAG